A DNA window from Candidatus Zixiibacteriota bacterium contains the following coding sequences:
- a CDS encoding 5'-methylthioadenosine/adenosylhomocysteine nucleosidase produces the protein MIGILSALEEELLLIKGKAEVTETVTQAGLTFYFGTLSDQEIVLLRCGVGKVNAAVASQLLIDRFGVDAVIFTGLAGSLVPYLKRGDVVVSNYVTQHDIDLTAFGRRHGEIPDMNRQLEANPKLVRLATDAYEEIGAGEETGNQLVVGTIATGDSFVSDPERIKWLQREFGAVATEMEGGAIGQVCAMNKVPFVIIRVISDGAGDGAAGEFIMFLDQASELTCKLTTNMLKLMSADKKTQSVSA, from the coding sequence ATGATTGGAATACTCAGCGCACTCGAAGAAGAACTACTACTTATCAAGGGCAAGGCAGAGGTTACCGAGACAGTGACCCAGGCGGGACTGACGTTTTATTTTGGTACTCTGTCGGATCAGGAAATAGTTCTTCTGCGCTGCGGAGTTGGTAAAGTCAATGCGGCGGTAGCCTCTCAACTCCTTATCGATCGTTTCGGGGTTGATGCTGTGATATTCACCGGCCTGGCCGGGTCACTAGTGCCCTATCTGAAACGGGGTGATGTGGTGGTCTCGAACTATGTCACGCAGCATGATATTGACCTGACTGCATTTGGTCGCAGGCATGGCGAGATTCCTGATATGAACCGTCAACTTGAAGCAAACCCGAAATTGGTGCGGCTGGCTACCGATGCTTACGAGGAGATCGGAGCGGGGGAGGAAACCGGCAATCAATTGGTGGTGGGGACTATTGCTACCGGTGATTCGTTTGTTTCGGATCCGGAACGGATCAAATGGCTTCAGCGCGAATTCGGAGCGGTGGCTACCGAAATGGAAGGGGGCGCTATCGGTCAGGTATGCGCTATGAACAAGGTGCCATTTGTTATTATTAGGGTCATTTCCGATGGTGCCGGCGATGGTGCGGCCGGTGAATTTATCATGTTCCTTGATCAGGCTTCAGAGCTGACTTGTAAGCTTACAACCAACATGCTTAAGTTGATGTCGGCTGACAAGAAAACGCAATCTGTATCCGCATAA
- a CDS encoding class I SAM-dependent methyltransferase has protein sequence MKKQKSVFEVYAHEYDLITNAAQREAYHTREVKSIIERFKPQKVLDAGCATGLTALLFARQGVETVGLDRSRSMIKQAQETRSDTNLSLDFQYGSFERLPKRMYRQFDLVVCLANSISGVANLSDLRKVMINFRAILRSGGHLVLQMLNYSAITADTLMTIKATENDGIVYERFSERKGRSLFVYVSRADFNQTPPKFEVFRHQFDNYTPEQMLRCIKDAGFVKSKKFANLYLDKRFSRKGRDLVITAMAAD, from the coding sequence ATGAAAAAACAGAAATCAGTATTCGAAGTCTATGCGCATGAATATGATCTTATCACCAACGCAGCTCAACGGGAAGCATATCATACCAGGGAAGTCAAGTCTATCATCGAGCGCTTCAAACCGCAGAAGGTTCTTGATGCTGGTTGTGCGACCGGTCTGACGGCGCTGCTGTTTGCTCGACAGGGAGTTGAGACGGTTGGTTTGGATCGTTCGCGATCGATGATAAAACAAGCTCAAGAGACACGTAGCGATACCAACCTTTCTCTTGATTTCCAGTACGGTAGTTTCGAGCGTTTACCAAAACGAATGTACCGGCAATTTGACCTGGTGGTTTGTCTGGCCAATTCGATCAGTGGCGTGGCGAATTTGTCTGATCTGCGTAAGGTAATGATAAATTTCCGGGCTATTTTACGTTCCGGGGGACATCTAGTGCTTCAGATGCTGAATTACTCGGCCATAACTGCTGATACGCTTATGACAATCAAGGCAACCGAGAACGATGGTATCGTCTACGAACGATTCTCCGAACGAAAAGGGCGCAGTCTGTTTGTTTATGTCTCTCGTGCCGATTTCAATCAAACCCCGCCGAAGTTTGAGGTGTTTCGTCATCAGTTCGATAACTATACTCCCGAGCAGATGCTCCGTTGTATCAAGGATGCCGGGTTTGTAAAATCGAAAAAGTTTGCCAATCTCTATTTAGACAAGCGATTCTCCCGTAAGGGACGCGATCTGGTCATTACAGCTATGGCGGCCGACTGA
- a CDS encoding dicarboxylate/amino acid:cation symporter, whose translation MDRKTGNIILVGMIAGAVLGLMGGLWLGDFMLSIKFLGTMFLNALKMVVVPLVVASIIIGVTSLGDIRKLGRTAGKTMAYYLATTGFSVLVGIILVNLIRPGDDVPPIGAAVPEFVAMKGTGTIVDVIVGLVPDNIFGAAATGQILPLIVFSLLFGGVLTVIGDKGKPVIAFFEGINAAIMKIVLLIIYFAPIGILALIGGIVAENRESVDKLITALGLYSLTVIIGLLIHATITLPTILRLFGRRNPFGYFLNMGQALATAFTTASSSATLPVTIESVEQKNKVDERAASFVLPLGATINMDGTALYEAVAALFIAQIYGIDLSIGAQIIIFFTATLASVGAAAIPEAGLVMMSLVLTAVGLPLEGIGIILAIDWFLDRCRTTVNVWGDSVGAAVIANTKEFKNQR comes from the coding sequence ATGGACCGAAAGACAGGTAATATCATCCTGGTCGGTATGATCGCCGGAGCAGTTCTTGGCCTCATGGGCGGGCTGTGGCTGGGTGATTTCATGCTGAGTATCAAGTTCCTCGGCACGATGTTTCTCAACGCGTTGAAAATGGTGGTCGTCCCCTTGGTTGTGGCATCTATAATCATCGGTGTGACGAGTCTGGGTGACATCCGGAAGTTAGGAAGAACCGCCGGAAAGACTATGGCGTATTATCTAGCCACGACCGGTTTCTCGGTGCTGGTCGGGATAATCCTGGTAAATCTGATCCGCCCCGGCGACGACGTACCGCCTATCGGAGCGGCAGTCCCGGAGTTCGTTGCAATGAAAGGCACGGGGACCATAGTCGACGTTATAGTCGGTCTGGTTCCTGACAACATCTTTGGCGCCGCGGCCACAGGCCAGATTCTTCCGCTGATTGTGTTCTCCCTCCTGTTTGGCGGTGTTCTGACTGTCATTGGAGACAAAGGAAAACCAGTCATAGCCTTTTTTGAAGGTATCAACGCCGCGATAATGAAGATCGTCTTGCTTATCATATATTTCGCCCCGATCGGCATTCTTGCTCTGATCGGCGGGATCGTCGCTGAAAACCGCGAGTCGGTGGACAAGTTGATCACCGCCCTGGGGCTATATTCCCTCACAGTCATCATCGGCCTCCTGATTCACGCCACAATAACTCTGCCGACAATTCTGAGATTATTCGGCAGGAGAAACCCGTTCGGCTATTTTCTGAATATGGGCCAGGCTCTGGCTACCGCCTTCACCACCGCCTCGTCTTCGGCAACTCTGCCGGTGACAATTGAGTCGGTCGAGCAGAAAAACAAGGTCGACGAAAGGGCAGCGTCGTTTGTGCTGCCCCTGGGAGCGACGATCAATATGGATGGTACCGCCCTCTATGAAGCGGTGGCGGCCTTGTTTATCGCGCAGATTTATGGTATCGACCTCTCAATCGGTGCACAGATTATCATATTCTTCACCGCCACACTGGCCTCGGTTGGCGCGGCCGCTATCCCCGAAGCCGGGCTTGTCATGATGAGTCTGGTACTCACGGCGGTTGGTTTGCCGCTGGAAGGCATCGGCATCATCCTTGCCATCGACTGGTTCCTGGATCGCTGCCGGACGACTGTCAATGTCTGGGGTGATTCGGTTGGCGCAGCCGTGATAGCCAACACGAAGGAGTTCAAGAACCAACGCTAA